A segment of the Cohnella algarum genome:
GAGCTTCCGATCCGAGCTCCATCGAAAACTGGATTTCCCGAAACGTCTGGTTGGGCTTCAAATAATTCGGAATCCGGTATTCCAGGAACCCTTCCGCGAGCCAAATAATCTCCGAGTCGATCCGCCGCGGGTCGGCAAAGTAGCGCGGGTCGTCGAAGTCGCCGATAATGCTGTCCTTCGTGGCGAGCCCGCAGGTGGGAGACGCCTGGTAGTTGCTGTAATGCCCGACCTGAAGCTCGACCTCGTACAGGTTGTTGACGTCTTTTTTGCGCAGATCGATCATCAATTTGTCTTTATTCAAATAGCAAAGCTTCTGGATGCCATGCTTGCCGACGGATGTGTTGATTTCGATCAAGCCGCTTTCTTCCAGCTTTTTGACGTGCATCGTGATCGCGCCGTTGCTCAAGTTCAGCTTGCCCGCCAGATCGTTCAAATTCAAGGACGGGTTCTTCGCCAGAAGCTCGAGGATTTGAATCCGGATTTCCGAACTCAGCGCTTTAAAAATATCGATTCCGCTCATCAAGTCCTTGATATAAATCATGCGACAGAACCTGCCTCATCTGTAATGTCGAAAATCATTCGTCCTCATTTTACTATACATTTATTTAAAACAAAATCAATAACTTACCGGTCCATTCCGTGGTTTAAGTGAATAAATGCAGAGTTTTTTATAAAAACATAAAAAGGTTTAGGTTTCTATGTTTACAAAGTACCGGTCGTATGATATTTTAAACCTGCAAGCGCATTCATTCAATAAAATCGAAATCAATTTAAATTTATTTGAAACAGGAGGTGCCGATGAACCGGGGAGAGTCGGAAGCGGCAGAGGCAGCGAACGTTCAACGACGAGAAAGCGCTTCCTTCCAAGTATAAGCCTGAAGCCTGCAGCATAGAAGCGAAACGCCCTTTGAGTTGAAAATGCATGTTCCGGCATGGACATTTACGGGGAGGGTCCAAAATGAAAAGATGGTTGATCGGGTTGACGGTGCTTTCGATGGCGGTGTTTCTTTGGGGATGCGGAGGCTCCTCGTCGTCCGGCGGCGGAGAGCAGACGGTGCTGGACGGGGGAGCGGGCGAGAGCGCGACGGAGCTTTCGTATTGGACGTTCGTCGAGCTGCATGGCCAACATTTCGAAAAAATGCTGCAAAAGTGGAACGAGCAAAACCCGGACCGGCAAATCAAGCTGAACGTGACGGTCATGCCGTACGACGACATGCACAACAAGCTGTCCATCGCCGTGCAGACGGGCAAGGGAGCGCCGGACATCGCGGATATCGAGGTCGGAAAATTCCCGGATTTTCTGGCCGGCACGCCGCAATTGGAGCCGCTGAACGACGTCATCGATCCTTATCGGGATACCACCGTCGAGTCGCGGATCGACCTTTACAGCAAGGATGGCCAAAACTACGGCGTTCCGACTCACGTCGGCGCCAGCGTCGCCTTTTACAATACGGAAATTCTCGAAGCGGCGGGCATCGACTACGCGACGATCAAAACGTGGGACGATTACAAGCAGGCCGGCATCCAGCTGTACGAGAAAACCGGCAAATACATGGGAACCGCCGACACGAGCGCGATGTGGCAGGAGTCGATGCTGCTCTCGCAGCAGGGGGCGGATTTCACCGACGACAGCGGCAACCCGGCCGTTGACTCGGAAGCGATGGTCAAAGCGCTGACCCTGCTTCGGGATTTGCAGGACAACAACGTGATCGCCACGATCGCCGGCGGGCAGCCCGATACGGAAGAGGCGTACGGCGAATTCAACTCGGGCAATTACGCCAGCGCCATGATGCCGCTTTGGTTCATGTCCCGGTTTACGAATTACATGGCCGACCTGTCCGGCAAAATCGCGATCGCGCCGATGCCGGTCATGGAAGAAGGCATGCCGAGATCGTATGGCGGCGGGGGCACCGGGACGGTCGTAACGAAGACGGCCAAGGACGTTCAACTGGCGAAGGATTTCCTCGCGTTCGCGAAGCTGTCACTGGACGCCAACATCGAAATCTGGAACACGCTCGGCTTCGACCCGGTCAACATGGACGTGTGGGACATGAAGGACGTCACCCACAATCCGGAGAATCAGTTCGTGCAATATTTCGTCAACAACCCGTTCGACGTATTGAACGAAATCAAGGACGAAATCCGGCTCATCAAGTCGACCGCGGCTTCCCCGACGATCAACAACGTGCTGGGGACGGTGACGCTGAACGAGATTTTCGAGGACGGCAGGGACGTAACGGAAGCGCTGAACGACGCGCAGCGGCAAATCGAGCAGCAGCTGCAATAACGGGTATGGCGCGCGGGCTACCTTCGGCTTGTACCGGCCGGGGTAGCTTTATTTTGGCAAAGGAGGCGTGCAGATGGTCAAGCGTTTTCTGTACTCGCAGAAGGTTGCTCCCTACGTGTTCGTGCTGCCGTTCGTTCTCGTCTTCCTCGTCTTCTGGCTGTATCCGCTCGGCAGCTCGGTCCAGATGAGCTTTCAGAAAACGATGCTCGGGCAGGAGGCGCAGTGGGTCGGCTTCGCCAACTACGCGAAGCTGATGGGGGACACGGTGTTCCTGAAAGCCGTGACGAACAGCGTCGTCTACATGGTGCTGACGATCGCCATTCTCGTGCCGATCCCGATGCTGTTTGCCGTGCTGATCAACAACCGGTTCATGCGGGGCCGGGAGTTTTTCAAATCGGCCCTTTTCCTGCCGGCGCTGACGAGCGTCGTCGTCGCGGGCACGATTTTCCGGCTGATGTTCGGCGAAATGGAGGGCTCGCTCATCAACAGCTTCCTCGGGCTGTTCGGCGTCGAGCCGGTCAAATTTCTGAAGGGCCAGACGACCGGTTTCGTAGCGCTTCTGGCACTGGCGACGTGGCGATGGCTCGGCGTCAACATGCTTTACTATTTGTCCGGACTCAAAAATATCCCGGACGAGTATTACGAAGCCGCCTCGATCGACGGAGCTTCGGCCTGGCAGAAGTTCGCCCGGATCACCGTTCCGCTGTTGAAGCCGACGACGATCTACGTCGTGACGATCAGCATTTACGCCGGACTCGCGATGTTCATCGAAAGCATGATGCTGTGGAACGGCAACAATTCCCCGAAAAACATCGGGCTGACGATCGTCGGCTACCTGTACCGGCAAGGGATCGAGAAAAACGATCTCGGCTACGCCGCGGCGGTCGGCATCGTGCTGCTGGTCGTCGCCATGGCGATTAACCTGACGCAATTGGCCTTCACCGGCATGTTCAAAAAGGAGGATTAAGATGAAAAAAGCGTTCTCGATCCAAATCGTCCTCTTGATCCTTTTTGCCGCCGTTGGCGTCCTGGTGCTTATCCCGTTTTACGCGATCGCCCTCGGCTCCTTCAAGCCGGGAGCGGAATTGATCCGCAACGGGCTGAACCTGAGCTTCGACCTGTCGGTCATGAGCTTCGACAACTTCGCCTTTCTGTTCGGCGGGGACCATGCGTACTTCACGTGGTTTTTCAATTCCCTGCTGCTCACGGTCGTTCAGGTGGCGTTGACGCTGCTCGTCAGCGCGGTCGTTTCGTACGGCTTCGCGGCCTACGAGTTCAAGGGGAAGAACTTCTTGTTCATCTGCGTTTTGCTGATCATGATGGTGCCGTTCGAGATTCTGCTTTTGCCCTTGTATAAAATGACGTTCGATCTCGGCCTCATGAACACGTATTCCGCCATCGTACTGCCGGGCATCGCGAACGCGTCGACGATCTTTTTCTTTCGCCAGTACTTGCGCGGCATCCCGGGCGAGATCATCACGGCGGGCCGCGTCGACGGCGCGAACGAGTACGGTATTTTCGTTCGCCTCGTCCTGCCGATCATGAAGCCGGCGTTCGCGGCGATGGGCATATTGAACGGCATGAACAGCTGGAACAATTTGCTCTGGCCGTTCATGGTGCTGAGCGACGCCAACAAGTATACACTGCCGATCGGCCTTAAGACGCTGCTGACGCCGTACGGCAACAATTACGACTTGCTGATCGTCGGTTCGTTTTTTTCGATATTGCCGATTTTCCTTTTGTTTTTGGCGTTCCAGAAATATTTTATCGACGGGATGACGGCCGGAGCCGTCAAAGGTTGACGAGATCGAGGGAGGATTCGAAACATGACGACGATGCGACTGAATGCGAAAGACCGAAAAGGAACGATCAGCCGGCACATTTACGGGCAGTTCGCCGAACACCTCGGCCGGTGCGTCTACGAAGGGCTTTGGGTCGGCGAGGAGTCGCCGATTCCGAATACGGACGGCATCCGCAACGACGTGCTGGAGGCGCTGAAGAAGCTGCGGATCCCCGTGCTCCGCTGGCCCGGGGGCTGCTTTGCCGACGAGTACCACTGGATGGACGGCATCGGCGCCAAAGCCGAACGGGCGCGGATGGTCAACACGCACTGGGGCGGCGTCGAGGAGAACAACCATTTCGGCACGCACGAATTCATGCGGCTGTGCGAGCTGCTCGGCACGGATGCTTATATCAGCGGCAACGTCGGCAGCGGCACCGTCCGGGAAATGCAGCAATGGGTCGAATACATGACGTTCGACGGGGAGTCGCCGATGGCAAGCATGCGGAAGCGGAACGGGCGGGAGAAGCCGTGGAAGCTGCCGTTTTTCGGCGTCGGCAACGAGAACTGGGGCTGCGGCGGCAACATGCGGCCGGAATATTACGCGGATCTGTACCGCCATTACCAGACGTATGTCCGCAATTACGGAGACAACAACGTGTATAAAATCGCCTGCGGCGCCAATTCCGACGATTACGCCTGGACGGAGACGCTCATGCGGGAGGCCGGACGGCACATGGACGGGCTGAGCCTGCATTATTATACGGTGCCGACGGGCGAATGGGGCGCCAAAGGCTCCGCGACGGAATTCGGGGCGTCGGAGTGGTTCCGGACGCTGAAGCAAACGCTTCGCATGGAAGAGCTGATCGTCAAGCACTCCGAAATCATGGACCGGTACGATCCGGAGGGCCGGGTCGGCCTCATCGTCGACGAGTGGGGGACGTGGTACGATGTTGAGCCCGGCACGAATCCGGGGTTTCTGTACCAGCAGAACACGCTGCGCGACGCGCTGGTCGCGGGCGTCAACCTGAACCTGTTCCACCGTTACGCCAGACGCGTGAAAATGGCGAACATCGCCCAGATGGTGAACGTTCTGCAGGCGATGGTGCTGACCGAAGGGGACAAAATGCTGCTGACGCCGACGTACCATGTCTTCGACATGTACAAGGTATTCCAGGACGCGGAGCTGCTGGACGTCGAGTTCGAAAGCCCGCCGTACGTCCATGATGGCGATTCGATTCCGCAGCTCAGCGTATCGGCGGCGGCGGACTCGCGAGGCGTCGTTCATCTCGCCGTTTGCAACCTGCACCACGCGGAGAGCGCGTCCTTCGAATGCCGCGTGGACGGAATCGAGGCGTCCGGGGCGAGCGGCCGCTTGCTGACGCATTCGGCTTTGAACGCCTGCAATACGTTCGAGCGGCCGGATGCGGTGGCCCCGGTTCCGTTCGATGGAGCGGCGCTCGAGGGCGGCACGCTCCGGTTCGCGCTGCCGCCGGCGTCGGTCGCCGTGCTGTCGCTGGAATAGGGCGCGATGGAGGCGATGCGCTTGGCGCGGCGGCGCGACGGGTGCAAGGGCTGCGCGGACAGCGTCCGGGTGTCGCCCGACAAGCTCGAGCGGCTGATCGCGGTCGCCCTGCAAGGGAGGGAAGCGGCGGCGGAGGCGGAAGCCGCCCGGCGGCTTGCGGCTTGCCGGGCTTGCCCCGGCCTGCAATACGGCACGACCTGCCGGTACTGCGGCTGTCTGGTCGACGTTCGGGCGAGGCTGCGGGGTTCGGCTTGCCCGCATCCGGGCGCTTCCCGCTGGCGGAGCGAAGAAGGCGGACGGACGGATGCAGGTCGCCGGGCAGAGGCGGGCGATGGGACGGATGAAGGCCGTCGGGCAGAGAAGGGCGATGGGATGGATGAAGGCCGCCGGGCAGAGACGGGCGATGGGATGGAGGAAGGCCGCCGGGCAGAGAAGGGCGATGGGACGGATGAAGGCCATCGGGCAGAGAAGGGCGATGGGACGGATGAAGGCCATCGGGCAGAGAAGGGCGATGGGACGGATGAAGGCCGTCGGGCAGAGAAAGGCGATGGGATGGATAGAGGCGGCCGGGCATAAAGCAGGCGTTTGGTCATGAAAGATTTGCGGCATGAATGGTTTTCGGCATTCATCATTTACGGCATGAAGGATGGGAACGGCCGGAACCGAAAGGAGATCAACGGATGAACGAGAGCACCCGGTATGCGAACCCTGTCGTGGAGAGACGGGCCGATCCCTGGATTTACAGGCATGCGGACGGATATTACTACTTTACCGCTTCGGTGCCCGAATACGACCGGATCGAGGTGCGCCGCTCGCGGACGATTCAGGGGCTCGGCCGCTCCGAACCGGCGACGGTGTGGAGGAAATACGAGTCGGGGCCGCTTAGCGCGAATATATGGGCGCCCGAAATTCACTATCTGGACGGCAAGTGGTACATTTATTTTGCCGCCGCGCGCACGTCCGAAACGCGGGACGGCCTGTTCGACCATCGGATGTACGCGCTGGAAAACGAGTCCGCCGACCCGCTCGAGGGGACATGGACGGAAAAAGGGCAAATCCG
Coding sequences within it:
- a CDS encoding ArsR/SmtB family transcription factor; the protein is MIYIKDLMSGIDIFKALSSEIRIQILELLAKNPSLNLNDLAGKLNLSNGAITMHVKKLEESGLIEINTSVGKHGIQKLCYLNKDKLMIDLRKKDVNNLYEVELQVGHYSNYQASPTCGLATKDSIIGDFDDPRYFADPRRIDSEIIWLAEGFLEYRIPNYLKPNQTFREIQFSMELGSEAPGYCDNYPSDIYFYVNGIEIGYWTSPGDFGDARGTFNPDWWPPHLNQYGMLKLIRINREGSFIDGCRISNVTIDQIKLDYKSELTFRLAVTDKSVNKRGMTIYGKNFGNYSQNLLARVLFDEIEE
- a CDS encoding extracellular solute-binding protein, with the translated sequence MKRWLIGLTVLSMAVFLWGCGGSSSSGGGEQTVLDGGAGESATELSYWTFVELHGQHFEKMLQKWNEQNPDRQIKLNVTVMPYDDMHNKLSIAVQTGKGAPDIADIEVGKFPDFLAGTPQLEPLNDVIDPYRDTTVESRIDLYSKDGQNYGVPTHVGASVAFYNTEILEAAGIDYATIKTWDDYKQAGIQLYEKTGKYMGTADTSAMWQESMLLSQQGADFTDDSGNPAVDSEAMVKALTLLRDLQDNNVIATIAGGQPDTEEAYGEFNSGNYASAMMPLWFMSRFTNYMADLSGKIAIAPMPVMEEGMPRSYGGGGTGTVVTKTAKDVQLAKDFLAFAKLSLDANIEIWNTLGFDPVNMDVWDMKDVTHNPENQFVQYFVNNPFDVLNEIKDEIRLIKSTAASPTINNVLGTVTLNEIFEDGRDVTEALNDAQRQIEQQLQ
- a CDS encoding carbohydrate ABC transporter permease codes for the protein MVKRFLYSQKVAPYVFVLPFVLVFLVFWLYPLGSSVQMSFQKTMLGQEAQWVGFANYAKLMGDTVFLKAVTNSVVYMVLTIAILVPIPMLFAVLINNRFMRGREFFKSALFLPALTSVVVAGTIFRLMFGEMEGSLINSFLGLFGVEPVKFLKGQTTGFVALLALATWRWLGVNMLYYLSGLKNIPDEYYEAASIDGASAWQKFARITVPLLKPTTIYVVTISIYAGLAMFIESMMLWNGNNSPKNIGLTIVGYLYRQGIEKNDLGYAAAVGIVLLVVAMAINLTQLAFTGMFKKED
- a CDS encoding carbohydrate ABC transporter permease — protein: MKKAFSIQIVLLILFAAVGVLVLIPFYAIALGSFKPGAELIRNGLNLSFDLSVMSFDNFAFLFGGDHAYFTWFFNSLLLTVVQVALTLLVSAVVSYGFAAYEFKGKNFLFICVLLIMMVPFEILLLPLYKMTFDLGLMNTYSAIVLPGIANASTIFFFRQYLRGIPGEIITAGRVDGANEYGIFVRLVLPIMKPAFAAMGILNGMNSWNNLLWPFMVLSDANKYTLPIGLKTLLTPYGNNYDLLIVGSFFSILPIFLLFLAFQKYFIDGMTAGAVKG
- a CDS encoding alpha-N-arabinofuranosidase, translated to MTTMRLNAKDRKGTISRHIYGQFAEHLGRCVYEGLWVGEESPIPNTDGIRNDVLEALKKLRIPVLRWPGGCFADEYHWMDGIGAKAERARMVNTHWGGVEENNHFGTHEFMRLCELLGTDAYISGNVGSGTVREMQQWVEYMTFDGESPMASMRKRNGREKPWKLPFFGVGNENWGCGGNMRPEYYADLYRHYQTYVRNYGDNNVYKIACGANSDDYAWTETLMREAGRHMDGLSLHYYTVPTGEWGAKGSATEFGASEWFRTLKQTLRMEELIVKHSEIMDRYDPEGRVGLIVDEWGTWYDVEPGTNPGFLYQQNTLRDALVAGVNLNLFHRYARRVKMANIAQMVNVLQAMVLTEGDKMLLTPTYHVFDMYKVFQDAELLDVEFESPPYVHDGDSIPQLSVSAAADSRGVVHLAVCNLHHAESASFECRVDGIEASGASGRLLTHSALNACNTFERPDAVAPVPFDGAALEGGTLRFALPPASVAVLSLE
- a CDS encoding DUF6171 family protein, whose amino-acid sequence is MARRRDGCKGCADSVRVSPDKLERLIAVALQGREAAAEAEAARRLAACRACPGLQYGTTCRYCGCLVDVRARLRGSACPHPGASRWRSEEGGRTDAGRRAEAGDGTDEGRRAEKGDGMDEGRRAETGDGMEEGRRAEKGDGTDEGHRAEKGDGTDEGHRAEKGDGTDEGRRAEKGDGMDRGGRA